The following are from one region of the Pseudodesulfovibrio piezophilus C1TLV30 genome:
- a CDS encoding ADP-ribosylglycohydrolase family protein, whose amino-acid sequence MADVTRRERAMGAVLGLFVGDALGLGPHWYYDLKALRADYGEWITDYMPPKEGRYHDGCRAGDISQTGQVALLLLKSLAEEGEYKEEKFTAHLDSFLEGLDGTPKSGRYTDIAMRKVWEARHSGLGWNEAAGLSDTGEAAIRGVVLAAHYADTPRELAKLAAGNIHLTHAEPFVMAQSLAFILSVCRLIRGKSLKSAGKSLMGWGQQVVDTALMDVFLQPAFIHDAAADSEIVVEPPHAISQIYGLACQIGFLAPAAYWLSCRYANDFEYAVLAAINGGGNNMARASMTGALAGATVGIQGIPLRFLDGLSDKDEILNYAEKVTALFDE is encoded by the coding sequence ATGGCAGACGTAACCAGAAGAGAGAGGGCAATGGGGGCCGTACTAGGTCTTTTTGTAGGAGATGCGCTCGGATTGGGGCCTCATTGGTATTATGACCTTAAAGCACTCCGCGCTGACTATGGTGAATGGATTACTGATTATATGCCACCAAAAGAAGGACGCTACCATGATGGGTGTCGTGCTGGTGACATTTCTCAAACTGGTCAGGTGGCACTTCTTCTCCTGAAATCTTTGGCAGAGGAAGGAGAATATAAAGAAGAAAAATTTACCGCTCATCTTGATTCTTTTTTGGAAGGCTTGGACGGCACTCCAAAGAGTGGACGATATACCGATATTGCCATGCGCAAAGTTTGGGAAGCTCGGCACTCAGGGCTTGGGTGGAATGAAGCTGCGGGGCTCTCGGATACAGGTGAAGCGGCTATACGTGGTGTTGTGCTTGCAGCTCATTATGCCGATACACCACGTGAATTGGCAAAGTTAGCCGCAGGCAATATTCATTTGACTCATGCTGAGCCATTTGTCATGGCCCAGTCTCTCGCATTTATTCTTTCAGTATGTCGTTTGATCCGTGGGAAATCTTTGAAAAGTGCAGGTAAGTCATTGATGGGGTGGGGGCAACAAGTCGTTGATACAGCGCTGATGGATGTTTTTTTACAGCCTGCTTTCATTCATGACGCAGCTGCTGATTCAGAGATTGTTGTTGAACCTCCACATGCTATCTCTCAAATTTATGGATTGGCCTGTCAGATTGGTTTTTTGGCCCCTGCCGCATATTGGCTTTCTTGCCGTTATGCCAATGATTTTGAATATGCTGTTTTGGCAGCCATCAATGGGGGAGGTAACAATATGGCTCGAGCCAGTATGACTGGAGCGCTTGCTGGGGCAACTGTTGGAATTCAGGGAATCCCTTTGCGCTTCCTCGATGGGCTTAGCGATAAAGACGAAATCTTGAACTATGCTGAAAAAGTGACTGCACTATTTGATGAATGA
- a CDS encoding M23 family metallopeptidase codes for MKSVEISALQNGKTIPLIKKSYPGGVTQTEEILDLAKNELQEGEFLIQVKAQDASLYPFGKAGTSSNEKLFAYDATPPRIFIQTHTTNLNQGGSGLMVYTLSEVAEETGIHVGDRFFPAYLQPATGNEHLYYCLFTIPWDTPPSQFSPVISANDKAGNEVERSFNFHANARHFRKDKINLSDSFMERTVPEFQGLLPNTNGTALEQYLYINNTMRKQNRAKLVELSRQTSSTMLWHGTFKRLPNAANRARFADARDYMYKGKKVDAQTHLGLDLASLKHAPVPAANDGVVVYADFLGIYGNVVVLDHGLGLQTLYAHMSSLSVNQGDSIAKGDILGHTGTTGLAGGDHLHYGVIVGGTPVQPIEWWDGTWIKNNITSKIQ; via the coding sequence TTGAAATCTGTTGAAATCAGCGCCCTGCAAAATGGGAAAACCATCCCACTGATTAAGAAAAGTTACCCCGGTGGGGTTACTCAGACCGAAGAAATTCTTGATCTTGCAAAAAACGAATTACAAGAAGGCGAATTTCTGATTCAAGTTAAAGCGCAGGATGCCTCCCTCTATCCCTTCGGAAAAGCAGGTACTTCGAGCAATGAAAAACTCTTTGCCTATGATGCAACTCCCCCGCGTATATTCATACAAACCCACACCACCAATCTAAATCAAGGTGGTAGCGGTCTCATGGTCTACACTCTTAGCGAAGTAGCTGAAGAAACAGGAATTCACGTTGGAGATCGTTTTTTCCCTGCCTATTTGCAACCGGCTACAGGCAATGAACATCTCTACTATTGTCTTTTTACTATCCCGTGGGATACACCTCCAAGCCAGTTCTCTCCAGTTATCAGTGCCAATGACAAAGCTGGCAATGAGGTGGAAAGATCCTTCAACTTTCACGCTAATGCTCGACATTTTCGAAAAGATAAAATCAATTTATCAGACTCTTTCATGGAACGGACTGTCCCTGAATTTCAAGGCTTGCTGCCTAATACCAATGGAACAGCTCTGGAACAGTATCTCTACATAAACAATACAATGCGTAAGCAAAATCGAGCAAAACTGGTTGAACTCAGCCGCCAAACGTCATCGACAATGTTATGGCACGGTACTTTTAAACGTCTGCCGAATGCAGCTAACAGAGCACGCTTTGCGGACGCGCGCGACTATATGTACAAAGGGAAAAAAGTCGATGCTCAAACACACTTGGGGCTTGACCTTGCAAGTCTGAAGCATGCTCCTGTCCCGGCTGCAAATGATGGTGTCGTTGTCTATGCAGATTTTCTGGGAATCTATGGAAACGTTGTAGTCCTGGATCATGGACTAGGACTCCAAACTCTCTACGCTCACATGAGTTCACTTTCCGTCAATCAGGGTGACTCGATAGCAAAAGGTGATATACTCGGGCATACTGGCACCACAGGACTAGCAGGAGGTGATCACCTACACTATGGAGTCATTGTAGGCGGTACCCCTGTCCAACCTATTGAATGGTGGGATGGAACATGGATAAAAAATAATATCACATCAAAAATACAATAA
- a CDS encoding CBS domain-containing protein, which produces MLKIKDLMTHPVFSLKENDSLYSARSLMALQRIRHIPIVTVDNNFAGLITHRDILSATISQLAELDPETQKEIDAGIPIREVMQTDIATVNGETTLRDAAQTILNHKYGCLPVIENRKLIGIVTEADFLRLTINLMETLQVQIEE; this is translated from the coding sequence ATGCTTAAGATAAAGGACCTGATGACTCATCCTGTATTCTCGCTCAAGGAAAACGACTCCTTATATAGCGCTCGCTCACTGATGGCCTTACAACGGATAAGACATATTCCTATTGTCACTGTTGATAATAATTTCGCAGGTCTCATAACCCATCGAGATATCTTGTCAGCGACTATATCGCAACTGGCCGAACTTGATCCCGAAACACAAAAAGAGATTGATGCCGGTATCCCCATAAGAGAAGTCATGCAAACCGATATCGCGACTGTCAATGGAGAAACGACACTCAGAGATGCCGCGCAAACCATACTCAACCACAAGTATGGCTGCTTACCTGTGATTGAAAACAGGAAACTCATAGGAATTGTAACAGAAGCAGACTTTCTTCGACTCACGATCAATCTTATGGAGACATTACAAGTCCAGATTGAAGAATGA
- a CDS encoding protein-L-isoaspartate(D-aspartate) O-methyltransferase yields the protein MVDPVRSRERMVREQIEARGVSDRAVLDALRTLPRHLFVEEALAYKAYSDGPLPIGEGQTISQPFIVALMSEMLQVQPGMRVLEIGTGSGYQAAVLADMGADVYTVERIKKLFFAARKRFMDMRMFSVKLKLDDGTMGWPEEAPFDRIIVTAGGPEIPEPLIDQLADPGRLIIPVGGSKRYQELILIEKKDGEVIRTNKGDVAFVDLVGQHGW from the coding sequence ATGGTTGATCCGGTGAGATCGAGGGAACGCATGGTGCGTGAGCAGATCGAAGCGCGGGGCGTCTCCGATCGGGCGGTTCTCGATGCACTGCGAACTCTTCCGAGGCATCTTTTTGTCGAGGAAGCCCTTGCATATAAGGCTTATTCAGACGGCCCTCTCCCTATCGGAGAAGGGCAAACAATCTCTCAACCCTTCATTGTTGCATTGATGTCCGAGATGCTTCAGGTCCAGCCCGGAATGCGAGTGCTCGAAATAGGGACGGGGTCAGGTTACCAGGCTGCAGTCCTGGCAGACATGGGGGCAGATGTCTACACGGTCGAGCGGATTAAAAAGTTGTTTTTTGCGGCCCGTAAGCGTTTTATGGACATGAGGATGTTTTCAGTCAAGCTGAAGCTTGATGATGGGACTATGGGCTGGCCGGAAGAAGCTCCTTTTGATCGTATCATAGTAACGGCAGGTGGACCTGAGATACCAGAGCCGCTTATTGATCAATTAGCTGATCCGGGGCGTTTGATTATTCCGGTTGGTGGTTCAAAAAGATATCAGGAGTTGATTCTCATCGAAAAAAAAGATGGCGAAGTGATTCGAACGAATAAAGGTGATGTGGCCTTTGTTGATTTGGTTGGGCAACATGGTTGGTAA
- a CDS encoding DUF368 domain-containing protein, whose amino-acid sequence MVGNSFDSMKKLTYKEAFFKTPGPRDFKGGILLWSKGICMGGADIIPGVSGGTIAFITGIYTQLIDAIRSFDLNFARRVISLDFREALALVHVRFLFCLLFGILTAIICMASVMHFMLSSFPVEIWSLFFGLIVASIYVVGREIQYLKIQSIGFVFAGCFCSYFLVGMIPVSTPETMPFIFFCGAIAICAMILPGISGAFLLLLLGKYEYITGMLKNPFVADHLLVLVVFATGAVAGILFFSRVIHYLLHRWHSATICMLTGFMLGALRKVWPWKETLESIVIREKIHILREQNVLPALDEQFFIALGLAIAGAVTVLLLDRLSRGGR is encoded by the coding sequence ATGGTTGGTAACAGTTTCGATTCAATGAAAAAGTTGACCTATAAAGAAGCCTTTTTCAAGACCCCTGGCCCGCGTGATTTCAAAGGTGGCATTCTGCTTTGGTCAAAAGGTATATGTATGGGGGGAGCCGATATTATTCCGGGAGTTTCTGGCGGAACTATTGCTTTTATAACAGGTATTTACACACAGTTAATTGATGCCATTCGTTCTTTTGATCTTAATTTTGCTCGTAGAGTGATATCGTTAGATTTTAGGGAAGCCTTGGCTCTCGTTCACGTCAGATTCCTTTTTTGCCTCCTTTTTGGCATCCTGACTGCGATTATTTGCATGGCAAGCGTCATGCATTTTATGCTCAGCAGTTTTCCGGTCGAAATCTGGTCTCTGTTTTTTGGCCTTATCGTTGCTTCCATATATGTCGTCGGGCGTGAAATTCAATATTTAAAGATTCAGTCTATTGGATTTGTCTTTGCCGGGTGTTTTTGTAGTTATTTCTTGGTTGGGATGATCCCTGTGTCGACGCCTGAGACTATGCCATTTATTTTTTTCTGTGGGGCAATCGCCATCTGTGCCATGATCCTCCCAGGTATCAGTGGCGCTTTTTTGCTCTTACTGCTCGGGAAGTATGAGTATATAACAGGGATGCTCAAGAATCCCTTTGTCGCTGATCACCTCCTTGTTTTAGTGGTTTTTGCAACAGGTGCTGTCGCTGGGATACTCTTTTTTTCCCGAGTGATTCATTATTTGCTCCATAGGTGGCATTCTGCGACAATTTGTATGTTAACGGGATTCATGCTCGGTGCTTTGAGAAAGGTCTGGCCGTGGAAAGAAACTCTCGAATCCATAGTCATCCGAGAAAAAATCCATATTCTACGGGAGCAGAACGTTCTTCCTGCACTCGATGAACAATTTTTTATCGCCTTAGGTTTGGCTATAGCCGGGGCAGTGACTGTTTTATTGTTGGATAGACTGTCTCGTGGTGGTCGTTGA
- a CDS encoding Mrp/NBP35 family ATP-binding protein, giving the protein MSGCSSGSCGGTKTKESAKKQIQDEMIKSTLEKIKYKLFVMSGKGGVGKSSVSVNIAAALAAKGFKVGILDVDIHGPSVPTLLGISGTLDMDRGSLVIPKEYNENLHIVSMESLLKDPDQAVLWRGPMKTSAIRQFISDVQWGELDFLVIDSPPGTGDEPMTVLKNIPEALAVVVTTPQEVSLSDVRKSINFLQYAQANILGVVENMSGLVCPHCHESIDLFKRGGGRDLAEKYGLDFLGAIPLDPATVIAGDLGTPVVLLNEDSYAKKAFLALADTIADSALKSFEAASTSHD; this is encoded by the coding sequence ATGAGTGGTTGCAGTTCGGGTTCCTGCGGGGGAACCAAGACCAAAGAGAGCGCGAAGAAGCAGATTCAGGATGAGATGATTAAATCCACTCTGGAAAAAATCAAATATAAGCTCTTTGTCATGAGTGGTAAGGGCGGAGTCGGCAAAAGCTCGGTTTCAGTCAATATCGCAGCGGCTCTGGCTGCAAAGGGATTCAAGGTTGGCATTTTGGATGTTGATATCCATGGTCCCAGTGTGCCGACCCTGTTGGGCATTTCAGGTACTCTGGATATGGATCGAGGGTCATTGGTTATTCCAAAAGAATACAATGAAAATCTTCATATCGTTTCAATGGAATCACTGCTCAAGGATCCAGATCAAGCTGTTTTGTGGCGTGGCCCCATGAAAACTTCAGCCATTAGGCAGTTTATTTCCGACGTCCAATGGGGTGAACTCGATTTTCTTGTTATTGATTCGCCTCCCGGAACAGGAGATGAACCCATGACCGTTTTAAAGAATATTCCTGAAGCGTTGGCGGTGGTAGTGACAACGCCTCAAGAGGTTTCGTTGTCTGATGTCCGTAAGTCCATTAACTTTCTTCAGTACGCTCAAGCGAACATACTGGGGGTTGTCGAGAATATGAGTGGTCTGGTCTGTCCTCACTGTCATGAGTCCATTGACTTATTCAAACGAGGAGGGGGGCGTGATCTAGCCGAAAAATACGGGCTTGATTTTCTCGGCGCAATTCCTCTGGACCCGGCTACTGTCATTGCTGGCGACTTGGGGACGCCTGTGGTACTCCTCAATGAAGATTCATATGCAAAAAAGGCTTTCCTTGCTCTCGCAGACACCATTGCAGACTCTGCCCTAAAAAGTTTTGAAGCTGCATCGACCTCACACGATTAA